TGCCTGGAGGCTGCTGCATCTATAGGCCATCATGCTTGGCGGAGGGACACACCTGGAGGTCACCATGCTCACTGCAGGGCTGTCCAGGGAGTTGATGCCTTCCTGAGCTTATTCTtttctggaaaatgggaataGCCAGGAGTctgccctggaagatggaggGAACAACGCTCCAAGGGCATCAAGGCCTGGCCCCGGGACTCCTCAGTCAAGGCCAGGGAGCCTGGACCTCGGCCAAGTCCTGGCTTGCGCCTCCTCTCCCTTCCACAAGCCTGGGGCCTCTCCCTCAATGAAGCTCGCGGGCACCGAGGCTTAGAAAAGCACACAGATTTATTGCATATCAATCTCATGTATAAATTCATTGGAGCATTGGAAAGATTACATTTGGTATACAGTCCTATTCTACAGCATTAACCTCAAAATCAGCTTCTCCTAGGCCTTCTCTTAAGGAAATGTCTCTACACAAGTACATTTGTCTTTATCACAAGCATCAGAATGAAATTTGCAAAGTTGTTCTTTTCATGATTTCCTACACTTCATGTCTCATTTCATTCTTCTCCCACAGCGATTTCCGTATTAATTGGGAACTGTGCCTCTTTTGCGTCGGCAGTTCAGGACTCCTAGTCTCGGACGTAGATCCTAATCACATATTCAATAAGTGCATCTAcagaattttccttttaataaaaatttcacCAACAGACACGATAATGACCGCTACGCAGGAGTCATGCACAGTTTACTTATAAACAGAAGCAATTTACAATCAAGGGGGACGTGGGGCGAGCGCCAGCCTCCTCCTCAATGgtctttttaaacattatatGAAAACCGGACATttacatttgatttctttttcaacactgtacagttctaaaagaaaaaacaaaacaaaacaaaacgaaaccaAATCTATCATGTAACAATGGCAAAAGGTGGCGGGCGGCACAGGTCTGTGATTCTGCGAGGATTCTTTATATAGACCTTAAGGGACAAAGTCCGTATACACACACGCTTTAAATTACGATTCTGACACCAGGGCTCAGCATCCCTTGTGCTGAAAGAGAAGTGGCAATGCACGTGACGCCAAAGGCAATTGTTAGAATGACTTTTGTTCACGAGTGAATCGCACGTTTGGAAACTCAagctgccttttatttatttttgtagtttttttccaaAAGTGGTGATACGAACCAGTGACagagaagaacaaaacaaacacaagtaTGGAATGGAAGGAGCTGAGGAGCTCTTCTCAGAAGAACGCAAGAATGTTTTCGTCACAGTATCACTCATTGCTACAGAGACACAGTTTCATGGCTTTTGATACCCGGCTGACCTCCACTGACCAGGAGCAGCTACGTCCTGGCATCCCTGGCTGGGAGGGGAGCCTTGCCCTCCCCcacaaggctgcagtgcaggggcgagctctcctctccctcccctaggACAGCACAGTGAATATAGCTCAGTAGGTTTCAGTCACTTGGGCAGGGGGACGGGACAGAGGAGCAGGGGACCACAATCCAGTGCTTCGAGGCTTCGAGTCTAAAATACGTGATATGTATTCAGGCAAGTGCTTTGCAGACGCTCACGGGGAAGCGGGGAAGGCAGAGGACACCAGGGCCCTTGGAATTTCCAGGGCTGGACTCTGGGGATGTGGAGGTCTTGGCCAGTCGGGGTCTGGATGGGACAGCTGCAAGCATGGCCTTGTAAAGGAAGGCCTCTCCAGCTGGGTAGTCTCTCAGGCCACGCCATGCCCATCCCAGCCACTGCTCCACACCCCAGGGCCCCATGCAGGGTGCAGGGGCTCGCTCCTCTGGGTTGGAGTCAGTGACATCTTGGGTCCCCCTCATGAAGGGTCTGCCGGGCCCACAGAGGAGCAACCCCATGGGCCCAACCTGGGGATGAGAGCAGGAACTGGTGGGGACGTCGGCTCGCTGGGGGTTGGGTTCTGAGGAGCAGCAGAGGGCAGGTGCGAGGAGGCCTCCTTCGGAATTTCCGTTTGGGGGATGGGGGTTGACAATCCAAGGAGTTAGCATTGGGGCAGCATTTAGGCTGAACGGAGGGGCCCTGGACCCCTGGCTTGCAGCCCTGACCCTGGCCACCTGGCCACAGACACAGCCAGTTGCCTTGTCGCGTCCCTGTCCATGCCACACAGCGACATGGGCCCCTTATAGTGTGGTGACAGTTGAAGGCCAGAATCTCTGAATTCTCACACCTGGGCCGGGCTCCCTGGCCCATGTCATCTCTGGGCACCAACACTGCTGGGCGGAGCAAAGCTGGGAGGGCAAGGCTCGCTGGGGCCTGGGGCCACGCTAAGTGTCGGCGCCATGTTTTGGGGTGCACCAGCCCAGGAAATAAGTGCTGTCTTTGTCAGGGGCAGTAAGAACAGGGCCTCCTGAAAATGCCAAGTGCTGGGACCTGGGGGCTGGATGCTCAGGAGAAACTGGGCTTGCTATCATTTTCAGGGGGACAAAAATATGTGACTTAAAACGTGCAACCAGGACTCTTGGGAAGGGTGGAAGGAAAGAGCGCCGAGAGAAGACAGGATGCTTGGGAAGACAGCTGAAAACGGCGGGATGGGACAGGGAGATCCGGAGAGCAACGGTAAGGGTGGCCCTCATCGGTTCTGCTTCTGCCGAAAAGATGCGCTGAGGGCTCCATCCGTCCGAACGTCCCACTTCAGAGAGATGGGGCcgtattgcaaaaaaaaaaaaaaaaaaaaaaaaaaaaaaaaaaaaaaaaagcacacacctTACTCTTTCACAGAAGAAATCATATAATTTGGGTTTACAGAAATGGGGTGTTTATGTCCGAGGTTGAATTTTTACAAGAATCCCATCTAGATCAAGGAAAACTGGAAATTCCTATGCGGTACCTGGTGGGTCTGACCCAGGGGATGTTGTGGAAACGCATAAGGAGGCCTGAACGGTTGTGTTTGCAGATCCTGAATCCTTCCCGACACACCAGCTGGCTCTTCTGCAGGCAGCTCCCCCGCTGCCCCGGGGGGCCACCCAGGCCGCACGTGGCCCCAGCGCACGCACAGGTGGGTCTCGTCTTGTCACGCCGTGCAGATCTGGCGTGGGAGGGGTCCCTTTCACTGTGATACATCAGGTGGAGCCTCCTGCAGGAACCTCCCCATGGCAAGTCTTCAGTGCAAGCCTGGACCGCCTGGCACCCACAGAGACGATTGTCTTTTGGCCTGGAGCAGCCAGGACATCTCCTGTCACCGCTGGGGACAGCTTGAGATGTCCACGCGTGACACAAACCCACACCAAGGTGGCTTGCACCACTCCTGTTTGTATTtacgctcttttttttttttaagggcaaCGTGGGcgttttttttctcttcttgttggGACACTATCATGATTTTTTCTTCCAAACAATACAAGAAATAAATAGAACACTTGTCTTAAATGCAAATGCAACTGAAACGCAAATTTAACAAAAACATATGATTGTCTGGTAAACGGCAGCAGGGACAGCAGGATTCATGGGGGGGACGGGGGTATTTGGCACATAAAAAATCGCCCCACTCCCACACGACACACAACCTTATTACACGGTTTTGGTCCTTCACCAGATACTTATATTAACATTATTTCTTCACAATAAGAATGTCTAATGCCAAAAATACTGttaaggaggaaataaaataagaaaagaaatgaattagaaaaaattacaaGTTATATACAGATTAAGGTAAATTCCATCagggaaaaaattatttgaaattggCCCCTATGGGAATAATTTAAAGCCCATCCGAGTGGGGAAGAAGTTGCATCCCGAGAGAGGGAGGCGGCCGGGCCCCGGGGGTTGTGCTGTCTCTGCTGCTTGCGGCAGGTTCCCCCGACGTCCTTCTGTTCTCAAGCTGTGTCTCACCAAGAGCGCACAGGAAGAGCGACGTGGTGACTGTGTCGTCCATCCGGAGTCTCAGGCACAGGTACGGCTTGGTGGCCCGGAGCCATGCGCTGGGATCGCTCCCCAGGGCAGCCACGTGGAGGACACCGGAGAGGCTGGGGTCAGGTGGGAGTTGGGAGACCCAGGACATGGCCAAGGCCCTGCCTTCCGAAGACGGCGGTGGGTTCCGGCGTGGGGTGGGCAAGGCAGGgacagaggagggaaggaaggtgggTGCCCGGCCACATCTCTGCATGGTGGACTCAAGCCATGGGCCCTCGACTTCCCCGTACAATTGAGGGGTCTTAGGTGGGGGCCTGTGGATTCCTCTGAAGGCCACGTGGCGGCCCTGGCACCAATTCCATGTCACATGATGGCAGGCATGCTCCCCATCCCAGCCTCGGGCAGGCCTGCAGCCCAGGGCACCCTGTCTAAGACTTCCTCAGCAGTCTGCACGGCTCGCGGGTGTGGTCCCATGCCTCTTGTTCTGCCTCGGGGCACCCAGCGTCACCTTGGTGTATACAAATAGGGACAGAGATAGAAAATTTCTCCATTATCTACAGTATAAAGAACACGCCCAGGCACAGTGCGGGTTCCCAGGCAGACTCGGGTTTGCAAACGAGCTCAAATTTCAAAGCAAtgcaaaattacttttaaaaaacaatttgcaagtcattttttgatttttaaaaaatactgtctatttttaaaaccacatgCTTAAATAGACTCTGTAGTCAATACGATTACCAAAAGGGTTATTCTTgtcatttcattataaaaatcatttgacTGATCTCTCTCTTTTGAGCACACCCGTCTATCCACTCCCTTCTGCGACCCCACGCAGGCACCCAGCAGTGGCCACCAGCTTCTGTCTCAGCGGAGCGTCCACCTGTCCACAGGTGGATTCTGTGTCTCAGCGGAGCGTCCACCTGTCCACGGTGTCCACGGGTTGATTCTGTGTCTCAGCGGAGCGTCCACCTGCCCACTGGCTGATTCTGCGAGGCAGCTCCGTTGGCTGTCTCTGGACGGCCGCCTGCAGGACCATCACTGAACAGTGTTCTCAAGACCAATCGTTGGAGATTGTGAGATTCTACGGCTGCTTTAGGGACTTTCGGGGTCTGAGTTTCCACTGGAAAAGTCGGAATGAAACATGGTGGGTGGGGAGGATGCTGAGGAGTGGCCACACGCAGGGACGGGGTCCTCCGCGGCCCCGTCAGCCTCCGTCCTCCGCGGCTGGTGCCCTCACTCTGGCCGCCGGCCCCCGGCCGCCCAGCCCGTCAGAGGTGGTTGATGGGGTGAAATGCTCCAGACTCCGACGTGGCTCCAGTGATGTTCAACCAAGCGTCCAAAGAGCCCTGGGAGGGGGTGTGGAGAGGAGTGTCTTCGGAAAGGGACAGCATCATTGCATATGCCTGGCGGGGAGGGGATGACACACACACAGGACAGGCAGGTGAGCATGTGGGCAGGGCGGGCCATCCCAGACAGGCAGCGCATGGGCAGGGCGGGCCATCCCAGACAGGCAGGTGAGCACGTGGGCAGGGCGGGCCATCCCAGACAGGCAGGTGAGTGCGTGCGCAGGGCGGGCCATCCCCGACAGGCAGCGCATGGGCAGGGCGGGCCATCCCAGACAGGCAGGTGAGTGCGTGCGCAGGGCGGGCCATCCCCGACAGGCAGCGCATGGGCAGGGCGGGCTGTTTCACACAGGCAGGTGAGCGTGCGGGCAGGACAGACCGTCCCGGGACGGCAGGGCCAAGCCTCGTCTGTTCCCAGCCTCCCGCAGCCCTGGCCTGGCTCAACCTCGCCCTGGTCCACAGTGGGAAGAGGGAGCAAAAGGGACTAAGAGACCCAGATTCTCTCTGCAGCCTGGAAGAGGAAGACATGAGCAGCCGTGacagtgggagggaggaaggccaCCCGCTGCTCAGAGTGATGCCAGGACACTGGGGTGCCAGTGCGGGGCCTCCTGTGCACACCAGTTCCCTTGGCTGCTTTGGGGTCCTCCCCCTCAAAgcctcctctccttcccacccCTTCCCCCCAAGTTTTCTCCACTTGGTGATCAGCAGAAACTACAGACACGTGTCTGGTCTAGGAGGGCCCTGGGGGTCAACAAGAGCCACCCCTGCCAGGGGATGCCTGTTTTGGTGACCATGGGGACACTAAAGAGCTGCCTCTGGGACAGGGACGTGCAGCATTTCTGGGCCGATGGGATTCTTAGGAAGTGCCGGTATGTTTCCAGGCATTAGCTCATGGGACATCCTTCTGCCCCCAGCACAGGGCAGGTGGGGATGGGACTCGGGGAGCGTCGTGTGCGGGTTAAGGGCAAGGAAGGTGGGGAAGCCCAACGCTGTCCCACCCGAGTTAACACTCCAGACAGAATTagtaaaaagacaaagacagacaCGCAGACGGCTTTTGCTGAGACCTGGGGCGGACCTGTTTCCTCTGGGAGGGCTGTAGAGAGCTGAATGAGACCCCCAGTCCCTATAGACTGGAGAGATACGTGGGCAGGGCCCTGGGGCCACCTGCCCTAAGGAGAGAAGCTGAGAAGCACCTGGGGCCAACCCTGGTGCCCTTGCTGACCTCATAGCTCCAGCCGGGAAGCAGAGACCGCCCGGCTGGACAGCTCTTCCCGTGGGAAAAATCCGGACTGCAGGCCACTGGGGCCCAGCTCAGAGAGGGAGTGAGACGAAGGCGGCTGGGCGGGCCAGAAACCTGCTCACAGACCTTTCCCACTGAGGACCACAGGAAGGT
This DNA window, taken from Macaca mulatta isolate MMU2019108-1 chromosome 1, T2T-MMU8v2.0, whole genome shotgun sequence, encodes the following:
- the LOC106998107 gene encoding uncharacterized protein LOC106998107 isoform X2 yields the protein MSEVEFLQESHLDQGKLEIPMRYLVGLTQGMLWKRIRRPERLCLQILNPSRHTSWLFCRQLPRCPGGPPRPHVAPAHAQLCLTKSAQEERRGDCVVHPESQAQAPSSGHQLLSQRSVHLSTGGFCVSAERPPVHGVHGLILCLSGASTCPLADSARQLRWLSLDGRLQDHH